From the Streptomyces pluripotens genome, one window contains:
- a CDS encoding ATP-grasp domain-containing protein yields MDKTHRAEERPRAFVLTGSFLVVCRAPLYLSELAARGLKILLITPTAWREEALRAAQDPAHPASAIDEFAFVDGSVASENSYLPGVISAARRWREQYTLVGAYAVGETQVEPTGLVADALSVPTPGLRATRACRSKYLQRWYLPEFSPTSLIVPGGERTGVDPSAVRFPAVVKPAGRHSSSGVETVASPEQLIARLATYPEHETVLVEEKVVGQEYSVESLVQHGRILFASATRKDTTDSHASTFVELSHTVPSDRPLHQQVLLDANARMLEALDFRDGIAHAEWRVDAAGRPVLMEVAARTPGDGLCVLYELATGVPLEPEIVRIALGEPASYPAPTRVARQVYLEHVPGILTDVTVDGYDISPAWVGEGGLWPRIAPGPADAAPTLRTVLVHKDRGALLGELTSSEDRAVSFFIDAPTLAELDDLETRVREAVTLHITPAPAEIPESVTHVLVGYSPVMLGKLDGRFPKDSVLVLEEPSVIEARGLSGLAERHPCVAALLPAPSQDERNPERVAAAVPRPPRVRAVVPVVEYGVVVAATLAEEWGLPGAGSKAARILRDKGLLRQALADSAVAQPAWAVAESPEDVAAFRAAHGGEAVLKPANRQASLGVQLLGPADDVAAAWEHTTGADEPTLRARYAGSARYLVEQRLHGPEVSVEAVVHDGVLGFTNITAKSVLDSPYPVETGHVVPAPLPEDTADALRGALARLAQTIGFRSGVLHSEWILTDGGRTPCLVECAGRLPGGGITVLIDLSYDTDILAHLLYVLEGRGSVEPLPAGSAAAVRFLTAAPGRVEEVRGTDLARTADGVQEVHLTAATGTVLGATTSSWERAGFVIATGQDAPDAARRAEHAVSLIDIRTVQEAQQ; encoded by the coding sequence TCGTCGACGGCAGCGTGGCCTCGGAGAACTCCTACCTGCCCGGCGTGATCTCCGCCGCCCGCCGCTGGCGCGAGCAGTACACCCTGGTCGGTGCCTACGCGGTGGGCGAGACCCAGGTGGAGCCGACCGGCCTGGTCGCAGACGCCCTCAGCGTTCCCACCCCTGGCCTGCGCGCCACTCGCGCCTGCCGCAGCAAGTACCTCCAGCGTTGGTACCTGCCCGAGTTCAGCCCCACCTCCCTGATCGTCCCCGGTGGGGAACGCACGGGGGTCGACCCGTCCGCCGTGCGCTTCCCGGCCGTCGTCAAGCCGGCCGGCCGCCACTCCAGCTCCGGGGTGGAGACGGTGGCCTCCCCCGAGCAGCTCATCGCCCGCCTCGCGACCTACCCGGAGCACGAGACCGTGCTGGTGGAGGAGAAGGTGGTCGGCCAGGAGTATTCGGTCGAGAGCCTCGTCCAGCACGGCCGGATCCTCTTCGCCTCCGCCACCCGCAAGGACACCACGGACTCGCACGCCAGCACGTTCGTGGAACTGTCGCACACCGTGCCCAGTGACCGGCCCCTGCACCAGCAGGTCCTCCTGGACGCCAACGCCCGCATGCTGGAGGCCCTCGATTTCCGCGACGGCATCGCGCACGCCGAGTGGCGCGTTGACGCGGCAGGCCGCCCGGTCCTGATGGAGGTGGCGGCCCGCACCCCCGGCGACGGCCTGTGCGTGCTCTACGAGTTGGCCACCGGAGTTCCCCTGGAGCCGGAAATCGTACGCATCGCCCTCGGTGAGCCCGCCTCCTACCCGGCCCCGACCCGGGTGGCCCGCCAGGTGTACCTGGAGCACGTCCCCGGCATCCTCACGGACGTCACCGTGGACGGGTACGACATCAGCCCCGCATGGGTCGGTGAGGGCGGACTGTGGCCGCGGATCGCTCCGGGTCCCGCCGACGCGGCGCCCACACTGCGCACCGTACTCGTGCACAAGGACCGCGGTGCCCTCCTCGGCGAACTGACGAGCTCCGAGGACCGGGCCGTGTCCTTCTTCATCGACGCGCCCACCCTCGCAGAACTCGACGACCTGGAGACCCGGGTGCGGGAGGCCGTGACGCTGCACATCACGCCCGCCCCCGCCGAGATACCCGAGAGCGTCACCCACGTCCTGGTCGGCTACAGCCCGGTCATGCTCGGCAAGCTCGACGGCCGGTTCCCGAAGGACTCGGTGCTGGTGCTGGAGGAGCCCTCGGTGATCGAGGCCCGCGGCCTCTCCGGCCTCGCCGAGCGGCATCCCTGTGTGGCCGCCCTGCTGCCCGCCCCCTCCCAGGACGAGCGGAACCCGGAGCGCGTTGCCGCCGCAGTGCCGCGCCCGCCCCGGGTCCGCGCAGTGGTGCCCGTGGTGGAGTACGGCGTGGTCGTCGCGGCGACGCTCGCCGAGGAGTGGGGCTTGCCCGGCGCCGGCTCCAAGGCCGCGCGGATCCTGCGTGACAAGGGGCTGCTCCGCCAGGCCCTGGCGGACAGCGCTGTGGCCCAGCCCGCCTGGGCGGTGGCCGAGAGCCCCGAGGACGTCGCTGCGTTCCGCGCCGCGCACGGCGGTGAGGCGGTCCTCAAGCCCGCCAACCGGCAGGCCAGCCTGGGCGTGCAGTTGCTCGGCCCGGCCGACGACGTGGCCGCGGCCTGGGAGCACACCACCGGAGCCGACGAGCCCACCCTGCGTGCCCGCTACGCCGGCAGCGCCCGGTACCTGGTCGAGCAGCGGTTGCACGGGCCCGAGGTGAGCGTCGAGGCCGTGGTCCACGACGGTGTGCTCGGTTTCACCAACATCACGGCCAAGTCCGTACTGGACTCCCCGTACCCGGTGGAGACCGGTCACGTGGTGCCCGCCCCGCTTCCGGAGGACACCGCCGACGCGCTGCGCGGCGCCTTGGCCCGGCTTGCGCAGACCATCGGCTTCCGCTCCGGCGTCCTGCACTCGGAGTGGATCCTCACCGACGGGGGCCGCACCCCCTGTCTGGTGGAGTGCGCGGGCCGGCTGCCGGGCGGCGGGATCACCGTCCTCATCGACCTCAGCTACGACACGGACATCCTGGCGCACCTGTTGTACGTCCTGGAGGGCCGCGGGAGCGTCGAACCCCTGCCGGCCGGCTCGGCCGCGGCGGTGCGGTTCCTGACCGCCGCACCGGGCCGGGTCGAGGAGGTCCGCGGCACGGATCTGGCACGCACCGCGGACGGTGTGCAGGAGGTCCACCTGACGGCCGCGACCGGCACCGTCCTCGGGGCCACCACCAGTTCCTGGGAGCGGGCGGGCTTCGTCATCGCGACCGGCCAGGACGCACCTGACGCCGCCCGACGCGCCGAGCACGCGGTCTCCCTCATCGACATCCGCACGGTCCAGGAGGCCCAGCAGTGA
- a CDS encoding MFS transporter, with protein sequence MSFLPVPSWRQYVPATPAGRTFALLSLVNAIGTGLYLAASAVFFVRSVGLSEAQVGLALAISGVAGFLTTVPIGALGDRFGARRTLIALQLWRAAGFVGLCLVKGMVAFTVVSCCLAAAEAATQPMTQAVASATVAGTDRTHTMAVIRTVRNAGFSLGALLAAPLLAADDVWAYRGIVLGTAGAFVCSALMLFGLRIAGADTPQRKLSPLTAIRQFRDGRYAWLTALNGVLNLHVTILSVGIPLWALKATAMPPGLLPFLVLVNTVMSIGLQVPISRIVERDGGAARSLRYGGFAMVLCCLALAAAAGSGSAWAAAAVLLLSCALLTFGEMWQATGGWELSYEFAPEDRKGVYLSVFSLGGTAQRIAGPLLLTSVVMAAGPAGWIGLAVLFGVAALLVGPVTRALHRSAVPAGATGATPATGATPATGDAWTPELATSADSAGPSRSAETARSNPSNPSQPTGGTAR encoded by the coding sequence GTGAGCTTCCTGCCTGTCCCCTCGTGGCGGCAGTACGTTCCCGCCACCCCTGCCGGGCGCACCTTCGCCCTGCTCTCCCTGGTCAACGCCATCGGCACCGGCCTGTACCTGGCGGCCTCGGCGGTGTTCTTCGTTCGCTCGGTGGGGCTCTCCGAGGCACAGGTGGGTCTGGCACTGGCGATATCCGGCGTCGCCGGCTTCCTCACCACCGTGCCGATCGGGGCGCTCGGCGACCGGTTCGGTGCCCGTCGTACCCTGATCGCGCTCCAACTCTGGCGGGCGGCCGGCTTCGTGGGCCTCTGCCTGGTCAAGGGGATGGTGGCGTTCACCGTCGTCTCCTGCTGCCTCGCCGCCGCGGAGGCCGCGACGCAGCCGATGACTCAGGCGGTGGCCTCGGCGACGGTCGCCGGTACCGACCGTACCCACACCATGGCCGTCATCCGCACGGTCCGCAACGCCGGCTTCTCCCTGGGCGCGCTGCTCGCCGCTCCCCTCCTGGCCGCCGACGACGTGTGGGCGTACCGGGGCATCGTGCTCGGCACGGCGGGGGCCTTCGTCTGCTCCGCGCTGATGCTGTTCGGACTGCGGATCGCCGGGGCCGACACCCCGCAGCGCAAGCTGAGCCCGCTCACCGCCATCCGGCAGTTCCGCGATGGCCGGTACGCATGGCTGACCGCACTGAACGGCGTGCTCAACCTGCACGTCACCATCCTGTCCGTGGGCATCCCGCTGTGGGCGCTGAAGGCCACCGCCATGCCGCCGGGGCTGCTGCCCTTCCTCGTCCTGGTCAACACCGTGATGTCGATCGGGCTCCAGGTCCCGATCTCCCGGATCGTCGAGCGGGACGGCGGCGCGGCCCGCTCCCTGCGGTACGGCGGTTTCGCCATGGTGCTGTGCTGCCTGGCCCTGGCCGCGGCGGCCGGCTCCGGCTCGGCCTGGGCCGCGGCAGCCGTGCTCCTCCTGTCCTGCGCCCTGTTGACCTTCGGTGAGATGTGGCAGGCCACCGGTGGGTGGGAGCTCAGTTACGAGTTCGCGCCCGAGGATCGCAAGGGCGTCTACCTGTCCGTGTTCAGCCTCGGCGGTACCGCCCAGCGCATCGCCGGACCGCTGCTGCTCACCTCCGTGGTGATGGCCGCCGGTCCGGCCGGCTGGATCGGACTGGCGGTGCTGTTCGGCGTGGCGGCGCTGCTCGTCGGCCCCGTCACCCGGGCTCTGCACCGGTCGGCCGTCCCGGCCGGGGCCACCGGTGCCACACCGGCCACCGGTGCCACACCGGCGACCGGAGATGCGTGGACCCCCGAGCTCGCCACGTCCGCCGATTCCGCCGGCCCCAGCCGGTCCGCCGAGACCGCTCGGTCCAATCCGTCCAACCCGTCCCAGCCCACGGGAGGAACCGCACGATGA
- a CDS encoding ATP-grasp domain-containing protein, whose product MSAVPAHLPHHPADLLLVGVGTMGRPYLDAAARLGVPVRAVESAAAWDNRPTALAERFYRVEGSRDESWVGAVARAAAERAPGGLIAFAEPHVLAGALTQQRLGLPGPSLHAAVISRNKALQRTTFAAYGIAQPEFRHVATLAEGADWLRDNLPVVVKPLTLAGSEGVELVRDQAAAEEVLARRGAEGPVLIEEAVQGPEYSWEALVRDGEVLFENVTAKETTPPPYFVELAHRCGHQFDGEDAHHVHELTRGVLSAIGMRTGLVHLEFKVGTRGPALMEIAVRTPGDYLPDAIGLTYGFDLYEVLLRLALDLPLPELPRQPVRHAATVFPTAAPGTIREIKGVAEVEAHPAVVRVRLRKGPGDVVRALTSSSQRMGHVLVNAATPAEREDALAFVRETLQIVVDPS is encoded by the coding sequence ATGAGCGCCGTACCCGCACACCTGCCGCACCACCCCGCAGACCTGTTGCTCGTCGGCGTGGGCACCATGGGCCGTCCGTACCTGGATGCCGCCGCCCGACTGGGCGTACCCGTTCGGGCCGTCGAGTCCGCCGCAGCCTGGGACAACCGGCCCACCGCGCTCGCGGAACGCTTCTACCGGGTCGAAGGGAGCCGTGACGAGTCCTGGGTGGGTGCCGTTGCCCGTGCTGCCGCCGAGCGGGCCCCGGGAGGGCTGATCGCCTTCGCGGAGCCGCACGTGCTGGCCGGAGCGCTCACCCAGCAGCGGCTCGGGCTACCCGGACCGTCCCTGCACGCCGCCGTGATCTCCCGCAACAAGGCGCTGCAGCGGACCACGTTCGCCGCGTACGGCATCGCGCAGCCGGAGTTCCGGCACGTGGCCACCCTCGCCGAGGGAGCCGACTGGCTGCGGGACAACCTGCCCGTGGTGGTCAAGCCGCTCACTCTCGCCGGCAGCGAGGGGGTGGAACTGGTTCGTGACCAGGCCGCCGCCGAGGAAGTCCTGGCCCGCCGCGGTGCGGAGGGACCCGTGCTGATCGAAGAGGCCGTGCAGGGGCCGGAGTACAGCTGGGAGGCCCTGGTCCGGGACGGCGAGGTGCTGTTCGAGAACGTCACCGCCAAGGAGACCACCCCACCGCCCTACTTCGTAGAGCTCGCACACCGCTGCGGCCACCAGTTCGATGGTGAAGACGCCCATCACGTACACGAGTTGACCCGGGGAGTGTTGTCCGCGATCGGGATGCGCACCGGGCTCGTCCACCTGGAGTTCAAGGTCGGGACCCGCGGGCCCGCCCTCATGGAGATCGCCGTGCGCACCCCCGGCGACTACCTGCCCGACGCCATCGGCCTGACCTACGGTTTCGACCTGTACGAGGTGTTGCTGCGGCTCGCCCTCGACCTGCCGCTGCCCGAGCTGCCACGGCAGCCGGTCCGCCACGCCGCCACGGTCTTCCCCACCGCCGCCCCCGGCACCATCCGGGAGATCAAGGGCGTGGCGGAGGTGGAGGCGCATCCGGCAGTCGTCCGCGTACGGCTCCGCAAGGGCCCGGGCGACGTGGTGCGCGCCCTGACCTCCTCCTCCCAGCGCATGGGCCATGTGCTGGTCAACGCGGCCACGCCCGCCGAACGCGAGGACGCCCTGGCCTTCGTACGGGAAACCCTCCAGATCGTCGTCGATCCGAGCTGA
- a CDS encoding PLP-dependent cysteine synthase family protein, translated as MPDTLATPVASSFEELVGNTPMLRLRLDGLPAGARVLAKLEAANPLSSVKDRAALSMLRAAEQSRELSPGAVVIEATSGNTGIALAALAAARGYSCRIVLPDNASRERVLTLQMLGAAVEFTDSALGFAGCVERAEEIHASLPGSWYARQHENPANARAHYETTGPEIWRDTEGQVDYLVCSVGTGGTLSGTARYLRERNPELVVVAVEPAGSALLSGGAPGPHRIPGLNGGFTSPVTDLTLIDEVISVEDAEAAAATRALAATTGLLVGVSSGAAAHGCAQLARRHDLSGKVVATVFPDSGERYLSWWPQEGSACLRTGSDAGADDRAAASSEDR; from the coding sequence ATGCCTGACACCCTCGCCACCCCGGTCGCCTCCTCGTTCGAGGAGCTGGTCGGTAACACCCCGATGCTGCGGCTCCGTCTCGACGGGCTGCCCGCCGGCGCCCGCGTCCTGGCCAAGCTGGAGGCCGCCAACCCGCTCTCCAGCGTCAAGGACCGCGCCGCCCTGTCCATGCTGCGGGCCGCCGAGCAGTCGCGGGAGCTCAGCCCGGGCGCCGTCGTCATCGAGGCGACCTCCGGTAACACCGGTATCGCGCTGGCCGCGCTGGCCGCCGCCCGTGGCTACTCGTGCCGGATCGTCCTCCCCGACAACGCCTCCCGGGAACGCGTTCTGACGCTCCAGATGCTCGGCGCGGCCGTCGAGTTCACCGACTCCGCCCTGGGGTTCGCCGGCTGCGTCGAGCGCGCCGAGGAGATCCACGCCTCCCTCCCGGGCTCCTGGTACGCCCGGCAGCACGAGAACCCCGCCAACGCGCGCGCCCATTACGAGACCACCGGTCCCGAGATCTGGCGCGACACCGAAGGACAGGTGGACTACCTGGTGTGCTCGGTGGGCACCGGCGGCACTCTCTCCGGCACCGCCCGCTATCTGCGCGAGCGCAACCCTGAGCTGGTCGTGGTCGCGGTCGAGCCGGCCGGCTCGGCCCTACTGTCCGGCGGTGCACCCGGCCCCCACCGCATCCCCGGCCTCAACGGGGGCTTCACCAGCCCCGTCACCGACCTGACCCTCATCGACGAGGTGATCAGCGTCGAGGATGCGGAGGCGGCTGCGGCCACCCGTGCCCTGGCCGCCACTACCGGGCTGCTGGTGGGGGTGTCTTCTGGCGCCGCGGCCCACGGCTGTGCCCAACTCGCCCGTCGCCATGACCTGTCCGGCAAGGTCGTCGCCACCGTCTTCCCGGACAGCGGGGAGCGCTACCTGAGCTGGTGGCCCCAGGAAGGGAGCGCCTGCCTCCGGACCGGCTCCGACGCTGGAGCCGACGACCGCGCTGCCGCCAGCTCCGAAGACCGATAA
- a CDS encoding MFS transporter, with product MKFRDLHPNIRLRIGVGFVQRCFDIMLVPLMVIHFSGLYGAATAGVMTLFAALATIACNLTGGHLSDTYGRRPVLLIGELGAFLSYAGLALVLSPLVGGNGIALYVLYLCAGCCAGIALPASETMIVDVSTPATRPAVYTINYWSVNLAFMIGSLIGGFLYGGYFFQLLLAAAVGTGGILLVTWFGISETAPAGTVENPRGIRTALVGYVQVCRDRVFLRLACAALLIRSIEVQISSSIAVRLGHDFTPQVLLHIGSWQLTVDGVNMLGIMRAINTLLVVCCALWVGKLLGGMDERRRLISGIVVFTTGYLVWTVSGNAWTLIAATFVVTAGELMNAPVKQTLLANLVPEESRTKYMAAYGLQVRLGLLVGSLCVTLSAVASVWVMAGLFALFGVAAVVLYRSLFDLVAARSAAERQKAAVAT from the coding sequence GTGAAGTTCCGAGATCTGCACCCCAACATCCGGCTGCGCATCGGCGTCGGCTTTGTCCAGCGGTGTTTCGACATCATGCTCGTGCCGCTGATGGTGATTCACTTCTCCGGCCTGTACGGAGCGGCCACCGCCGGTGTCATGACCCTCTTCGCAGCCCTCGCCACCATCGCCTGCAACCTCACCGGCGGGCACCTGTCCGACACGTACGGGCGGCGCCCGGTGCTCCTCATCGGCGAGTTGGGCGCCTTCCTGTCCTACGCCGGACTGGCGCTGGTCCTCTCCCCGCTGGTGGGTGGCAACGGCATCGCCCTGTACGTGCTCTACCTGTGTGCGGGCTGCTGCGCCGGGATCGCGCTACCGGCGAGCGAGACGATGATCGTCGACGTCTCCACCCCGGCGACCCGGCCCGCCGTGTACACCATCAACTACTGGTCCGTGAACCTGGCGTTCATGATCGGCTCACTGATCGGCGGCTTCCTCTACGGCGGCTACTTCTTCCAACTGCTGCTGGCGGCTGCCGTCGGCACCGGCGGCATCCTGCTGGTCACCTGGTTCGGCATCAGCGAGACGGCGCCCGCGGGCACCGTGGAGAACCCGCGCGGTATCCGTACCGCCCTGGTCGGGTACGTACAGGTGTGTCGCGACCGGGTGTTCCTGCGGCTGGCCTGCGCCGCCCTGCTCATCCGCTCCATCGAGGTGCAGATCTCCTCCTCGATCGCCGTCCGACTCGGCCACGACTTCACCCCGCAGGTACTGCTGCACATCGGCTCCTGGCAACTCACCGTGGACGGCGTCAACATGCTCGGGATCATGCGGGCGATCAACACCCTGCTGGTGGTCTGCTGCGCCTTGTGGGTGGGGAAGCTGCTGGGCGGGATGGACGAGCGTCGCCGCCTCATCTCCGGCATCGTCGTCTTCACCACGGGCTACCTGGTGTGGACCGTCAGCGGCAACGCCTGGACCCTGATCGCCGCCACCTTCGTGGTCACCGCGGGTGAGTTGATGAACGCCCCGGTCAAACAGACCCTGCTCGCCAACCTGGTACCGGAGGAGTCCCGTACCAAGTACATGGCCGCCTACGGACTCCAGGTGCGGCTCGGACTCCTCGTGGGCTCGCTCTGCGTCACCCTGAGCGCGGTCGCCAGCGTCTGGGTGATGGCGGGCCTGTTCGCCCTCTTCGGTGTGGCTGCCGTGGTGCTCTACCGGTCGCTCTTCGACCTGGTTGCCGCCCGCAGTGCCGCCGAGCGGCAGAAGGCGGCGGTGGCCACGTGA
- a CDS encoding ATP-grasp domain-containing protein: MEALDVIVDRDPSVRSRSEALLHPSVIALLGHRIGNRLYRGGHHRSARLASAVAKVLTGGVEIHPGARIGRRFFVDHGSGVVIGETAVLGDDVSLFHQVTLGSTGWWHDRVREPAGQARRHPQLGDGVTVGAGASLLGPITVGDGALIGAMTLVMTDVPEGVHVRTARTPVPDQPASASTPATVPAPAPTPAPPPAPAHAPIPATAAAPAPPPAPGPADTPTPPRKGGAPGPGALHTDLSDGAPRGLHRKAETAMTANNRILMVMPYRQLVEKAVAAGFRVWSIWDPTLQSQDYLREVAAHSEELLLTDFDDEAGLRRLIRGTAIAHEVAHVLHLGKESTMLPVAEEADALGLAPNPPESLRRLNDKAAMREVLAEHGLSPVRTVTADSAAGTAAVLAEFGYPAVVKPTGLSGSTGVRLVRCRADLDQWAADLDALGYHGPVLVEEFLAGPEYSVETLSANGSHQVIGITQKRTTSAPLFVETGQLFPAPLPEDTAAVMEKEVLALLDAAGHRFGPAHTELILTADGPRIVESQARLGGDRIPHLVRIATGFDIEAAIFELLAGRAAVLGSATRVGAIRFFQFEPGTVEHVAGLDEVRALPQVAEVSFHFQAGDTLPETTNSASRHGFVILGADDVQQADRGAEEAASLLRVTTRAPLVNAVTTAPTQPMVPERTLLLLGHLTDPIRQAKALGLNVILIQHKDKFDPEQARLADVTLVADFTDWAVVEPLARAAHQIWGFSAALSLTEPGLENAGRINDLFGLGGTGYEPARLLRDKLAMRRHLAQAAPRFAIGAAPLVEQGDLTEFGAAHGYPFVVKPVDLTAGFGIFKVEGPEDAGTVWEEICAVRAHGVDRGTTLYRVADFLMEEYIPGPEFSVESFSFEGRHVVVAITEKLVDKNHFAELGHALPARLTPSREQQVTEAVSAFLDAVGITDGPAHTELRLSPRGPLIIEGHNRNGGGHIQELVRASYGIDLAHYSLAWPFRLVEPLAERPRPRAAGCARGLVASAGRVVAVEGVEALWLHPAVLAVDVAARPGALTRAARDNWDRLGMLAVTASDTDEAVRLCEELLATRLTIRVDGPHPLEGGQQR; this comes from the coding sequence ATGGAGGCCCTGGACGTGATCGTCGACCGCGACCCGTCGGTGCGCTCACGCAGCGAGGCGCTGTTGCACCCCTCCGTGATCGCCCTGCTGGGCCACCGGATCGGCAACCGCCTCTACCGCGGGGGCCACCACCGGTCCGCCCGGCTGGCCTCCGCGGTCGCCAAGGTACTCACCGGCGGTGTCGAGATCCATCCCGGGGCCCGCATCGGCCGTCGCTTCTTCGTCGACCACGGCAGTGGTGTGGTGATCGGTGAGACTGCCGTACTCGGTGACGACGTGTCGCTCTTCCACCAGGTCACCCTCGGCTCGACCGGATGGTGGCACGATCGGGTGCGGGAGCCCGCGGGGCAGGCCCGCCGCCACCCACAGTTGGGCGACGGCGTGACGGTCGGCGCCGGCGCGAGCCTGCTCGGCCCGATCACGGTCGGCGACGGCGCCCTGATCGGCGCCATGACCCTGGTGATGACGGACGTTCCCGAAGGCGTCCACGTACGAACGGCGCGAACCCCCGTTCCAGACCAGCCCGCCTCGGCTTCCACGCCGGCTACCGTCCCTGCCCCCGCACCGACCCCCGCACCACCCCCTGCACCGGCCCACGCACCGATCCCTGCAACGGCCGCCGCGCCGGCCCCGCCACCGGCCCCCGGTCCGGCGGACACCCCGACGCCGCCCCGCAAGGGGGGTGCCCCCGGCCCCGGGGCGTTGCACACGGACCTCAGCGATGGAGCCCCGCGCGGGCTCCACAGGAAGGCAGAGACTGCAATGACCGCCAACAACCGCATCCTGATGGTGATGCCCTACCGGCAACTCGTCGAGAAGGCCGTGGCCGCCGGCTTCCGGGTGTGGTCGATCTGGGACCCCACCCTGCAGAGCCAGGACTACCTGCGCGAGGTGGCCGCCCACTCCGAAGAGCTCCTGCTGACGGACTTCGACGACGAGGCCGGCCTGCGCCGCCTGATCCGCGGGACCGCCATCGCGCACGAGGTCGCCCACGTCCTGCACCTCGGCAAGGAGAGCACCATGCTCCCGGTGGCCGAGGAGGCAGACGCCCTCGGCCTGGCGCCCAACCCCCCGGAGTCCCTACGCCGCCTCAATGACAAGGCGGCCATGCGCGAGGTCCTCGCCGAGCACGGCCTGTCCCCGGTCCGAACCGTCACCGCGGACTCGGCGGCCGGTACCGCCGCGGTCCTGGCGGAGTTCGGCTACCCGGCCGTCGTCAAGCCGACCGGGCTCTCCGGCAGCACCGGGGTCCGATTGGTGCGGTGCCGGGCGGACCTGGACCAGTGGGCCGCCGATCTGGACGCCCTCGGCTACCACGGGCCCGTCCTGGTCGAGGAGTTCCTGGCCGGCCCCGAGTACAGTGTGGAGACCCTCAGCGCCAACGGCAGCCACCAGGTCATCGGCATCACGCAGAAGCGCACCACGTCCGCCCCGTTGTTCGTGGAGACCGGTCAGCTCTTCCCCGCTCCGCTGCCCGAGGACACGGCGGCGGTCATGGAGAAGGAAGTCCTGGCGCTGCTGGATGCGGCCGGCCACCGCTTCGGCCCCGCGCACACCGAGCTGATCCTGACTGCTGACGGCCCCCGCATCGTGGAGTCCCAGGCCCGGCTCGGCGGGGACCGGATCCCCCACCTCGTCCGGATCGCCACCGGCTTCGACATCGAGGCGGCGATCTTCGAACTCCTCGCCGGCCGCGCGGCCGTCCTCGGCTCGGCCACCCGCGTCGGAGCCATCCGCTTCTTCCAGTTCGAGCCCGGCACCGTGGAACACGTGGCAGGGCTCGACGAGGTGCGCGCCCTGCCCCAGGTGGCCGAGGTGTCCTTCCACTTCCAGGCCGGTGACACGCTGCCGGAGACCACCAACTCGGCCAGCCGCCACGGCTTCGTCATCCTCGGCGCCGACGACGTCCAACAAGCCGACCGCGGCGCCGAGGAAGCTGCCTCACTACTGCGCGTCACCACCCGCGCCCCCCTGGTGAACGCGGTCACCACCGCACCCACCCAGCCCATGGTGCCCGAGCGCACCCTGTTGCTCCTGGGCCACCTCACGGACCCGATCCGCCAGGCCAAGGCCCTCGGCCTGAACGTCATCCTCATCCAGCACAAGGACAAGTTCGACCCCGAGCAGGCCCGGTTGGCCGATGTCACCCTGGTCGCCGACTTCACCGACTGGGCGGTGGTCGAACCCCTGGCACGCGCCGCGCACCAGATCTGGGGCTTCTCCGCGGCCCTCTCGCTGACCGAGCCGGGCCTGGAGAACGCCGGACGGATCAATGACCTGTTCGGGCTCGGCGGCACCGGGTACGAACCGGCCCGGCTGCTACGCGACAAGCTCGCGATGCGCCGCCACCTCGCGCAGGCGGCACCACGCTTCGCGATCGGGGCAGCGCCGCTGGTGGAGCAGGGCGACCTCACGGAGTTCGGCGCCGCCCACGGCTACCCCTTCGTGGTCAAGCCGGTGGACCTGACCGCCGGCTTCGGGATCTTCAAGGTCGAAGGGCCCGAGGACGCCGGGACGGTCTGGGAAGAGATCTGCGCTGTCCGCGCGCACGGCGTGGACCGGGGTACGACGCTGTACCGGGTCGCCGACTTCCTGATGGAGGAGTACATTCCGGGGCCCGAGTTCAGTGTGGAGTCCTTCAGCTTCGAGGGCCGCCACGTGGTCGTCGCCATCACCGAGAAGCTGGTGGACAAGAACCACTTCGCGGAGCTCGGCCACGCCCTGCCCGCGCGTCTGACGCCCTCGCGCGAACAGCAGGTCACCGAGGCGGTCTCCGCCTTCCTCGATGCCGTCGGCATCACGGACGGCCCCGCCCACACCGAGCTGAGACTCTCCCCGCGTGGCCCCCTGATCATCGAGGGCCACAACCGCAACGGTGGCGGGCACATCCAGGAGTTGGTGCGGGCCTCGTACGGAATCGACCTGGCCCACTACAGCCTGGCCTGGCCGTTCCGTCTGGTGGAACCGCTGGCGGAGCGTCCGCGTCCACGGGCCGCGGGATGCGCCCGCGGACTGGTGGCAAGCGCCGGCCGAGTGGTCGCCGTCGAGGGCGTGGAGGCGCTGTGGCTGCACCCCGCCGTCCTCGCCGTGGACGTTGCTGCCCGTCCCGGAGCGCTGACCCGGGCGGCCCGCGACAACTGGGACCGGCTCGGCATGCTCGCCGTGACCGCGTCCGACACCGACGAGGCAGTCCGGCTCTGCGAGGAACTCCTCGCGACCCGCCTCACCATCCGGGTCGATGGACCCCACCCACTCGAAGGAGGTCAGCAGCGATGA